The genomic interval AACATCGTCACCGTCGGCCTCGACCGCATGGAGCTGTTCACCGGCGGCTACCCGGCCTCCTATCCCGGCTATGTCGGCGGCGTCATCAACCAGGTTATCAAGCGCGGCGACCAGGTGCGGGGCGGATTTGTGGATACCAGTTTCGGCAGCCCGTGGGATTACCGCAACCTGATCCTGGAGAAAGGCCGCGTGGACGGGCCCTGGAACTGGTATTTCCAGAGCGTGATGTGGCGCAGTGAGTTCCCCGACAACAACTTCGTCAAGTCGTGCGAGGGCTCGTCCGACGCCATCCTCAAGGCCATCTACACCATCGGCGCCGACGACCAGTTGACGCTGGTGGCCAACCACGGCTACGCCCTTTACCGGTTCCCCTTCTCGCACACCGAGACGTTCAATCCCGACACCGGCCTCTTCGTCCCGGTGGCCGAAACCAGTGACTTCGGCCGCCAGGGGTACGGTCTGGAAGCGGTGACCTGGAGCCACACCCTCAGCCCCAAGGCATTCTACACCGTGCGCGGCTACCGGCTGGAGAACTGGCTGCGGGTTGATCTCAGCTCGCCCGAGCAGGGGTTCTGGCAGGACCGCCGGCAGCGCGCCTACGGCCTGCAGTTGAACTACACCGGCCAGGTCGCGCGCAACCACTTGCTCTACGGCGGCGCGTGGCACATCTGGGGCGACAACAACATGCTGGCCGCGGGCTTCATGCCGCCGATCTTCCCGCCGGTGCTGGAGTACGAGGCGCGCAACGACACGCGCAACCTCCAGGCCTACATCGGCGACCGCTGGCGGGCGAACGACAAGCTGACGCTGGACCTGGGCGTGCGTCACGATCGCATGACCTATGACCGCACCCCGGTCGCGCAGCTCGATCTCAGCCAGACCAGCCCGCGCGCGGGCCTGACCTACGCGCTGGCAGACTCGCTGCTGGTGCGGGGGTCGTGGGGCAAGTACGCGCAGATGCCTCCCGCCAAGTACACCCACTGGACCTTCATTGACCGCGGCCTGACCGCGCCCATACCCGACTACTTCGGCGATATGACCCAGGGGCAGATCTTCCCGCTGCTCTTGGCCGAGGCCAGCCCCCTGCGCCCGCAGGTTGACACCTCGTTCGATCTCGGCCTCGAGGCGCGGCTGTCCCCGAACGTGCTGCTCGACGCTACCTACTTCGAGCGCGACAGTGGGGATATGGTGCAGCGCTGGAATGGCGCGAGCGACGCCGCCTTCGATCCGCGCGAGCCCAAGCGCTACGCCTCCAACGGGCACGGCGTCGCCCGCGGCGTGGAGGCCAAGCTGCAGCGGCGCCTGGCTCATGATTGGGAGGGCTGGCTGAGCTATACCTACATGCGCGCGCGCGCGACCTCGCCCCAAGCCAACGCTTATCCGCTCGGCCTCGATTTCGGCGATCTCGACGCCGAGTACTACATGCCCTGGGATCAGCGCCATACCGCCGCGTTGGTGCTCAATCACAAGCGCGGCCGGTGGGAATTCAACCCGTGGCTGAGCTACGGCAGCGGCTACGCCTACGGGCAGAGCGGGCTCGACCTCGGAGGGCCGGACTACCAGCACGTGACCATGTTCACGTCGCAAGGCGTGCCCTACGACGTGCCTATTCTCGTCAGCGGCCAACTGCAGCCGGCCGACCCCGACGCCCTGCGTACCGGCAGCCATTGGCTGTTCAGCCTCAACCTGCGGTATCAGGTAACGGAGGACCAGGAGGTCTATGTGGCGCTGCAGAACCTGCTGGGCACGCACACCGCGACCAATCTGGCGTGGTACGACAAGAACACCGGCGAGGTACTGCCGGGCGCCTACGTCCCGCCCGCGGCGGGCGATCCGGGGCCGGGCAACACCGGCAACATCCAGTACGTGCCCTACACCACCACGCCGCCCTTCTTCGCCGCCATCGGCATCAGGCAGAAGTTCTGAGCCGCCGCGCACGCGGCGCGAATAAGACAGGACGAACTACGCGGCCCGCTTCTCCGAGCGGGCCGCGCGGCACCCCGGTCGCGCTTCACCGGCTTCAGGTCAGCCACAGGGCCTCGCGCATCACGGCAGTGGCGGCGCGAAGCACCGACCTGTGTAGCACAGCCGCCCCCGGCTGTGTCAGCGCCGCCGTCGCCGCGCCGAGGGAACAGGCGAGGCTGACTGAATTCTCCCCCTCATCAAGGGCTTGTGATTACCCACATCTTCTTTGCGGAAGGGGCCAGTGACGGCCAGGGTGGCCGTCCTCCAACGGTGGAGGCCGGCTCCACTGAGCCGGCTAGTGACCCGTCATGCCGGAGGCGAACCGGTCTGCATCTGGTCGCGCCCTGACAGGTCGGGACGCGAGGAACTCGCGACCCCGTGGGACTTATGGGGCCGCGCGCCCGAGGGCGATCCCTACTCTGCGCGAACACACCCGCTGCAGCCTGCCATTTGACGTCCGGCGCGGCTGGCCGTAAACTGCCCTCTGCGTGAGGAGGGAAGCCGTGGTGACCGTGCAGGACATCACCAGTGCCGTGCAGCGGATGGGCCTCTCTGGGCTCCCGCTCTGCGTGCACGCGTCTCTGCGCTCGTTCGGCCGGGTAGATGGAGGCGCGTCGGCTGTCGTCGCCGGTCTCCTCGGCAAGGGCTGCACCGTCCTGGTCCCCACCTTCTCGTGGACTTTCGCTGTGCCGCCTCCCGCCAGGTTCCGGCGACCGCGGAATGCGTGGGACTATGATGACAAGTTCGAACCCTCCTCTGCGGGAGAGGGACGCATCTTCACGCCTGACTCCAATGAGATCGACGTTGAGGACATGGGTGCGATACCCGCGAGTGTCATCGCCATGCCGGAGCGCGTCCGTGGGTGCCATCCTCTCTGCTCCTTCTCGGCCATCGGCCCGCTGGCGGCGCGGTTGGTGTCGGGACAAACACCGCTGCACGTCTGGGCGCCCCTGGAGGCCTTGGCAGAAGCTGGAGGTTCTGTCGTGCTCATGGGGGTGGGCTTGGAGAAGATGACTCTCCTGCACCTTGCCGAACAGACGGCGGGGCGCAATCCATTCCGCCGGTGGGCCAACGGTACCGACGGCGACCCAATTGAGGTCGAGGCAGGCGGCTGTTCTGACGGGTTCGGAAACTTGCTCCCGGTGCTCCGACCTCTGCAGAGTGAATGCAAAGTGGGCACCAGCCGCTGGCTGATCTTCCCTGTCTCGGCGACATTGGAGGCGGTCACCGCAGCGATTCGCGCCGATCCGATGATCACCCACTGTCCCAAGCCGGACTGCGGGCGCTGCAACGACGCTGCGCAGGGCGGCCCGGTACTCGATGATTGAGCACCCTGGGCGAAGGGCGGCGCAGACCCCGCCGCGGCTGAGCGGGGCCTGTCACGCAGATGCTATCCGAGCGAGCGCGATGCCCGACTACTCGCTGCCCAGATTCTTTCGCAGATACACGGCCTCCTCTGCGTGGCGCGTACCGTGCTGGTCAGGCAGAAGCCAATACGCCTCCACGACGCCATGTCCCCAGTCTCGGTAGCCCAGCCGCTTGTAGAGGGAGCGCGCCCGCGTATTTTCGGGGTCCACCCCCACGCACACTTCCCGGAACCCGCGCTCGCGAGCCTTCTGCTCGGCGGCAGCGATCAGTCGCGTCCCAATGCCCCGGGATTGGTACTGGGGCAGGACGGCAATGCCGTTCAACTCAGGACACCCGGCGAGGTGCTGCTGCGCGCTCGGAGAATCCTCCGCCGCCTGCCACCAGAGATCCAGGTGTCCCACAGGAGCTTCTGCCAGCCAGGCGATTAGATAGACGCTGTGCCCATCCTGCTGCCTCGCGTAGCGAAAGGCGTGAACGTGAGAGTCGCCTGATGAGAATTGGCGAGCCAGTGGGACTATATCCCGTTCGCGACAAGTCCGAATGCGTAGGTCATCGTGCATGGTGCGACTCCGGTCAAGTGATTCGTCTCGTTTGCGCTCTCGACCTGCCGCCATGCCGTGGCGCAGGCCCCGCCGCGGCTGAGCGGGGGGTGTCCTCCTGATTCTGCCGCGGCTGCCCTACTTGGTGAGCGCGTCCAGCCACCAGGCGAACACGGGCCCCGATGGAATCGGGGCTCCTTTGGTGAGAGCTGACCCGAGGGTCTCTGTCCACAGCGACCTCTCGTTCAGCTGTCTCAGCCCCAGTGACCCCGGCCTCGACTCCTTGCCTCCGTCTCGCCGCAAATGGACGTCACATCTGCGTAGTGCTACCCTGGATGGGGTTCTCCCCCGCCTTGCGGGGGCTGCCCACAATTTTCGGCTCCGTGTCGAGTGCGGAATGTAACCTTTCATGGCAGATCTTCGGCTATCTAATGGAGAATGAGATCGTGCCAGCCCAGCGATCAGACGGCGAACTAGTGGACGCAACCCTGTCGGGCGATCACGACGCTTTCGGCGAACTGGTCGCCCGCTACCAGGACGCTGTCTTTGGGGTTGCCTTCCACCTAGTGGGGGACTTCGAGGAGGCAAGAGACATCGCCCAGGAGGCGTTTATCAATGCCTACGTGCAGCTTCCCACGCTACGGAGCCCGGACCGGTTCGGGCGCTGGCTTTTCCGGATTGCCAGCGCGAGAGCTATCGATACCTTGCGCCGACGTGAGCATGAACTGGTCGTCGCCGACGTTCAGCCCCGAACGGACCAGCGACTCACCCAGGAAGCCCCAGTTCAGCTCGATCTTGCGTGTCAGCTACGCCAAGCGTTGGCAGTTCTGAGCAAGCCGACCCGGCTGGCGGTCATTCTCCACTACGTCGATGGCTACTCGCACAACGAGGTTGCGCAGTTTATCGGCATCTCGGCAGGTGCAGTCAAGGTGCGCCTGAGCAGAGCGAGAGCTCGCATGCGAAAGGAGATCACAGAGATGGTTGCAGAAGGACTGCAGGGCGGCTCACCAGGACCTGAGTTCGCGAAGATGACTGTGGAGCGGCTCAGGACGAAAGCATGGGGTCTCTTCAAAGGGAGCGACCGGGAGAGCAAGGATTACCGGCGAGCGTACGCGGCATACACCCAACTTCGGTCGAAGGCCTCCGACCCGCAGACTGCTGCGGAAGCCCAGATGATGGCAGGTATCTGCCTGCTGAACTCCGGACGCTTCCAAGAGGCAATCGACGCGTTCTGGGACGCGATTCGCTCATACCCGGAGCACGTGGATTCGCCCTTGCTGGCTTACCTGGCGGACGCCTATGAGCAAGCCGGCGAGCACGAGAAATCGCTCTGCTGGCGCGGCACGATTCTGGCCCACGAGGAAGGCGATCCCTATCGTTGGCCTGCGGAGAGTGCGCACTTCTGGATGGCCCGCTGCCTGGAAGAACTGAAGCTGCGGTCACTGGCACAGAAAGGGTACGAGGGTTACCTCTCGCGGTACCCAGACGGCCGGTGGGCGGCTGAGTCTCACGCTGGTTTGCAGCGCACTGCCGAATGAGCTGGTGCCAAGTCGACCGCGGAGATTGAGTGAGAGCGTGGCGGCTTCGCGTTCATGGCGCTCACTTGGTGCGAACACGTTCTTGCGAGGCCGCCACGCGCGCTCATACGGGCGACAGTTGGTCTGGAAATCACTCCGTCAGCGCGTCCAGCCCCCAGACGAAGACTGGCCCCGATGGAATCGGGGCTCCTCCGCGGAGAGCCGGCTCAGTTTCACCCGCTCGCCAGAGGCGAGCAACCCTCAGGCGGGCAAGCTTCTGCACTCCGAGATCGCCCAGGACCGTGGCTGCCACCGGCTGGTAGGACTCGCTGGTGGTCGAAGCATCCCTCGCGCAAACAGGTGTGAACGCAAGAAGTGGGGAGCACCCTTGGGCGCGCCCCGACTCGTCGGGGCGCGAATCGCGACTTCAATAGGAAGTCGCGCCCGGTGCGTCGCCCAACCATCCCCACTAGAGTCGATCACACCCACGCCAACGGGTGTCAGGTTGTCCGACAGAGTGTCGGACGGGATGGTCAGATCGTGGAGCAATACGCTCACCGCTCGCCGGGGGTGAGCAAGTCTCCAGCGGGGAAGCGCCGCCACCGAGCGCAGCAAGGGTTTCCGGGTCCACGCCTCGAATTCAGTCCCAGCGTGTTGCAGCTCCGGGAGGTCCGTGCCATGGCGAGGCTGTTCGACCCGATTGACCTGCACCCGTCCCTGCGCTTGAAAAACCGCGTCGTCATGCCGCCCATGCTGCGCAACCACGCCGGCGCGGACGGCGTGGTGACCCAGGAGGTTATCCAGCACTATGTTGCGCGCGCGGACGGCGGCGTCGGCCTCATCATCGTCGAGGCCACTTACGTACGCGAGGACGGCAAGCTATCACCCAGGCAGCTTGGCATATCGAAGGACACGCATATCGAGCCGTTGTCGCGGCTGGCGGGGGCGATCAGGGAGCACGGGGCGGCGGCGGCCATTCAGATTCACCACGCGGGTGGGGTCGCCGATCCCAAGACCATCGGCGGCCACGGGGTAGCGCCCTCCGCCGACGCATTCCCCGGTCCTGATGGGCCGCGGGAGCTGACCACGGCCGAGGCGCACCAGCTGGCCGCGCTCTTCGGGGCGGCGGCAGGGCGCGCGAGGGCCGCCGGCTTCGACGCGGTGGAGCTCCACGGCGCGCACGGTTTCCTGGTCAACCAGTTCCTCTCGCCCGCGACCAACCATCGCCACGACCAATACGGCGGAGGCCCCGACGGGCGGCTGCGCTTCGCGTTGGAGTGCGTGCAGGCGATGCGCGAGGCTGCGGGCAACGACTATCCCATTATCGTCCGCATCAGCGCCATCGAGGAGCGCCCCAACGGCCTGACGCTCGAGGATAGCTGTCAGATCGCGCGCGCCTTGGAGTCGGCCGGCGCGTGTGCGATTCACGTTTCGGCGAGCTTGAGCAGCCCCCGGGACTACGAGCCCGGCCACCTGGTGCCGCTGGCCGCGGGCATCAAGCAGGCGGTCTCGGTGCCCATCATCGCGGTGGGCAAGCTGCACGACCCGGAGCTGGCCAACCGCGTAATCGAGGAGGGCCGCGCCGACCTCGTCGCCGTGGGATCGCAACTGCTCAAGCAGCCCGACTGGCCGCAGCGCGCCGCGGCGGTCCTGGACCAGGAGGTGTGATAGCCCGATGACTTCACCGGACCGCGTGCTGGCGGCTTGCGCGTTCAGGCGCCCCGATCGTATCCCGCGCTGGGAGGGCAGCTTCCTCGAGTACCCTGACTCGTGGTTCCAGCGCCTGGGGCCGCTCCAGGACCTCTCGGACATCTCCATCTGGGCGCCGGACGAGACGCCCTTCCCCACCCGCGCGCGTCGCCTCAAGGAGGAGAGCGGCTGGATCTACGAGATGAACGGCTGGGGCACCACCATCCGTCGCCGCGCTGACGCCTATTTCAACCAGACGCTCGAGGTCGCCATGCCGGAGGGCGCCGACCCCGACGCGGTCGAGTTCGAGCCGCCTCAGCTCGACTTGCGTTACGATCCTGAGCGCATGTGGCCGCCCGAGTACGAGCGCGACATCGAGCGCGCCAAGCGCAAGCACTGCGTCTTCGCCAAGACCGGAGGCCCCTACCTGCGGACGACGCTGGTGCGCGGCGAGGCCCAGTTCCTGCTGGACATCGCCGGCGATCCCGGGCTGGCCAAGGCCCTGGCCGACAAGGTTGGCGATCACCTGACCGCGGTCGGGGTGGAGGCCGTTCGGCGCTGGTCGCTCCAGGACAGCGGCATCTGGATCTTCGACGACATGGCCTGTAACAGCGGCCCCATGTTCAGCCCCGCCGCGTTCGAGCGCATCTTCCTGCCCGCCTACCGGCGCATGATCGGGGCCTACAAGCAAGCGGGGGCGAAGTATGTGGGGCTGCACTGCGACGGCGATCCGCGCGCGCTGCTGGACATGCTGATTGACGCCGGGATTCAGGCGCTCAACCC from Armatimonadota bacterium carries:
- a CDS encoding TonB-dependent receptor; amino-acid sequence: MLRSPWPTVLLAAFIVVGLAVSAGAVVTTGILEGRVSDGATGSPLVGVNISIEGSSLTTVTGADGKFIITNIPPGTYDVRASLVGYVDAVSTGVLILQEQTAGCDFALEATVLEVPGAEAKVTAAQLQVRPAVTATAYTVSAEDEQSTRGQPMDLYQFPGLVFGQPGAVPDAIGYPRIRGAREDQIGYMLEGIPIVEPNNNVFATNIVTVGLDRMELFTGGYPASYPGYVGGVINQVIKRGDQVRGGFVDTSFGSPWDYRNLILEKGRVDGPWNWYFQSVMWRSEFPDNNFVKSCEGSSDAILKAIYTIGADDQLTLVANHGYALYRFPFSHTETFNPDTGLFVPVAETSDFGRQGYGLEAVTWSHTLSPKAFYTVRGYRLENWLRVDLSSPEQGFWQDRRQRAYGLQLNYTGQVARNHLLYGGAWHIWGDNNMLAAGFMPPIFPPVLEYEARNDTRNLQAYIGDRWRANDKLTLDLGVRHDRMTYDRTPVAQLDLSQTSPRAGLTYALADSLLVRGSWGKYAQMPPAKYTHWTFIDRGLTAPIPDYFGDMTQGQIFPLLLAEASPLRPQVDTSFDLGLEARLSPNVLLDATYFERDSGDMVQRWNGASDAAFDPREPKRYASNGHGVARGVEAKLQRRLAHDWEGWLSYTYMRARATSPQANAYPLGLDFGDLDAEYYMPWDQRHTAALVLNHKRGRWEFNPWLSYGSGYAYGQSGLDLGGPDYQHVTMFTSQGVPYDVPILVSGQLQPADPDALRTGSHWLFSLNLRYQVTEDQEVYVALQNLLGTHTATNLAWYDKNTGEVLPGAYVPPAAGDPGPGNTGNIQYVPYTTTPPFFAAIGIRQKF
- a CDS encoding AAC(3) family N-acetyltransferase, whose protein sequence is MVTVQDITSAVQRMGLSGLPLCVHASLRSFGRVDGGASAVVAGLLGKGCTVLVPTFSWTFAVPPPARFRRPRNAWDYDDKFEPSSAGEGRIFTPDSNEIDVEDMGAIPASVIAMPERVRGCHPLCSFSAIGPLAARLVSGQTPLHVWAPLEALAEAGGSVVLMGVGLEKMTLLHLAEQTAGRNPFRRWANGTDGDPIEVEAGGCSDGFGNLLPVLRPLQSECKVGTSRWLIFPVSATLEAVTAAIRADPMITHCPKPDCGRCNDAAQGGPVLDD
- a CDS encoding GNAT family N-acetyltransferase: MAAGRERKRDESLDRSRTMHDDLRIRTCRERDIVPLARQFSSGDSHVHAFRYARQQDGHSVYLIAWLAEAPVGHLDLWWQAAEDSPSAQQHLAGCPELNGIAVLPQYQSRGIGTRLIAAAEQKARERGFREVCVGVDPENTRARSLYKRLGYRDWGHGVVEAYWLLPDQHGTRHAEEAVYLRKNLGSE
- a CDS encoding sigma-70 family RNA polymerase sigma factor encodes the protein MENEIVPAQRSDGELVDATLSGDHDAFGELVARYQDAVFGVAFHLVGDFEEARDIAQEAFINAYVQLPTLRSPDRFGRWLFRIASARAIDTLRRREHELVVADVQPRTDQRLTQEAPVQLDLACQLRQALAVLSKPTRLAVILHYVDGYSHNEVAQFIGISAGAVKVRLSRARARMRKEITEMVAEGLQGGSPGPEFAKMTVERLRTKAWGLFKGSDRESKDYRRAYAAYTQLRSKASDPQTAAEAQMMAGICLLNSGRFQEAIDAFWDAIRSYPEHVDSPLLAYLADAYEQAGEHEKSLCWRGTILAHEEGDPYRWPAESAHFWMARCLEELKLRSLAQKGYEGYLSRYPDGRWAAESHAGLQRTAE
- a CDS encoding NADH:flavin oxidoreductase → MARLFDPIDLHPSLRLKNRVVMPPMLRNHAGADGVVTQEVIQHYVARADGGVGLIIVEATYVREDGKLSPRQLGISKDTHIEPLSRLAGAIREHGAAAAIQIHHAGGVADPKTIGGHGVAPSADAFPGPDGPRELTTAEAHQLAALFGAAAGRARAAGFDAVELHGAHGFLVNQFLSPATNHRHDQYGGGPDGRLRFALECVQAMREAAGNDYPIIVRISAIEERPNGLTLEDSCQIARALESAGACAIHVSASLSSPRDYEPGHLVPLAAGIKQAVSVPIIAVGKLHDPELANRVIEEGRADLVAVGSQLLKQPDWPQRAAAVLDQEV
- a CDS encoding uroporphyrinogen decarboxylase family protein — translated: MTSPDRVLAACAFRRPDRIPRWEGSFLEYPDSWFQRLGPLQDLSDISIWAPDETPFPTRARRLKEESGWIYEMNGWGTTIRRRADAYFNQTLEVAMPEGADPDAVEFEPPQLDLRYDPERMWPPEYERDIERAKRKHCVFAKTGGPYLRTTLVRGEAQFLLDIAGDPGLAKALADKVGDHLTAVGVEAVRRWSLQDSGIWIFDDMACNSGPMFSPAAFERIFLPAYRRMIGAYKQAGAKYVGLHCDGDPRALLDMLIDAGIQALNPVEPRANMDVVRLRELYPRLILTGGMCNTATMVKGPIEKIEAEARRIIDVGRDGGVIIGHHSISPEVPLEHFLAYQQTCLTYGDFTATDAG